In Campylobacter sp. RM16189, a genomic segment contains:
- a CDS encoding HAD family hydrolase: protein MKKTILFDLDGTLIDSTSAILTGFDTAFKVHNNQKPDQDAVKSLVGHPLDVMFGGLGVDKDLIQNYIDAYKACYKQIYLDQTTLLDFAKEAVELASKIADVGVVTTKTSKFSVNLLEYLGIKEFIKTVVGRDDVVHPKPNPEPINLALKNLGKDNEQNKKFAFMIGDTCMDMMAAKSAGIEGLALLCGYQDLQNLKKCSSHIFENPLRAVEFIAKL, encoded by the coding sequence ATGAAAAAAACGATACTTTTTGATTTGGATGGCACACTTATAGACTCTACTTCCGCTATTTTAACAGGGTTTGATACTGCATTTAAAGTTCATAATAATCAAAAACCAGACCAGGATGCAGTAAAATCTCTTGTTGGACATCCTCTTGATGTTATGTTTGGCGGTCTTGGAGTGGATAAAGATTTGATTCAAAATTATATCGATGCTTATAAGGCTTGCTATAAACAAATTTATCTAGACCAAACAACCCTCTTAGATTTTGCTAAAGAGGCTGTAGAGCTTGCTAGCAAAATTGCTGACGTAGGAGTTGTTACTACAAAAACTTCTAAATTTTCTGTAAATTTACTTGAGTATTTGGGTATTAAAGAGTTTATTAAAACAGTAGTTGGCAGAGATGATGTAGTGCACCCCAAACCAAACCCTGAGCCTATTAATTTAGCTCTTAAAAATCTAGGTAAAGATAATGAGCAAAATAAAAAGTTTGCGTTTATGATAGGCGATACATGTATGGATATGATGGCAGCAAAATCAGCTGGTATAGAGGGTTTGGCTCTTTTGTGCGGTTATCAGGATTTGCAAAATTTGAAAAAATGCTCAAGCCATATCTTTGAAAATCCGCTTCGGGCAGTTGAGTTTATAGCAAAACTATAG